A genomic segment from Nicotiana sylvestris chromosome 1, ASM39365v2, whole genome shotgun sequence encodes:
- the LOC138876981 gene encoding uncharacterized protein has product MAIDMNVQELLVIGDSDLLIHQVREEWATRNSKILPYLHHIQELRRRFTKIEFQHVPRVQNEFADALGPLSSMIQHPDTNFIDPIPIKIHDQEAYCTHVEEEADGKPWFHDIKEKCIGAIWSKKKSDVMTSCVMMTPFPDMLHRFTCDLD; this is encoded by the exons atggccattgacatgaatgttcaggagttgctagtgatcggggattcagacttgctcatacatcaggttcgagaagagtgggcaaccaGGAACTCTAAAATACTcccctacttgcatcacatacaggagttAAGGagaaggttcacaaagatagaatttcagcacgtccccagagtccagaatgagtttgctgatgcattaggtcctttatcgtccatgatccagcatccagatacaaattttaTTGATCCCATCCCAATAAAGATTCATGACCAGGAAGCTTATTGcacccacgttgaggaagaagcggatggaaaaccatggttccatgacatcaagga gaAGTGTATTGGAGCTATCTGGTCCAAGAAAAAGAGTGATGTCATGACATCATGCGTCATGATGACACCATTTCCTGACATGTTGCATCGATTCACGTGTGACCTTGATTGA